A single region of the Musa acuminata AAA Group cultivar baxijiao chromosome BXJ1-11, Cavendish_Baxijiao_AAA, whole genome shotgun sequence genome encodes:
- the LOC135582587 gene encoding glycine-rich domain-containing protein 1-like isoform X2, with protein MRYKACWLPLLAKHCECGVTDGSLYVPLDCEWIWHCHRLNPVQYKKDCKETFGRILNNHNVKSSLQGNSKLEMTEKWSRLYPEEPFELDCSSTSSEEILDKYPGAASSISYDLVSAVKRQSSFCYQVSKPSMHDNRFLEAAVNRYKGFLHLIKKNQDQSKKLFCVPTYDIDLIWHSHQLHPASYCNDMIKLLGKVLEHDDTDSDRSKGKKLDVGFSETTKQWEDTYGLRYWRAGTMYRGKFPSQVISHSYFSSHRDVNKTIPYNSQHCIALTHPMVVEVLLEIVEVKNLPDCQKGDLFVSFSKKKPDVLFYGGGTLSIQSESGKKHVASFKCEPTGEMILALTSKLNSKICSSRRASIIGTTSISLQDLMNPDSELSIEKWFELKSHSRTMDTEPICLWVAMSFTVPVPAPFEFRMFKTHPISTNSCFLRLSGKEMFRSWTCFLDHSGDEVIRLCIRNLKKSKGSNTTASEKKVVGISSLWRQQRLLAECVDNRWSLNDYNFSLVVEKIKGQDGSILEIKGDHQMKLFLGKWLEYESDSLKERNDKELFITLVELSAENPYGKAVALFDMRSSSVEVNEERFVLLGVLLAFILKDIIKGGGENALLILNKEDAEEISKSNVESVKQKSERGLTQIPPWQQ; from the exons ATGAG GTACAAGGCTTGTTGGCTTCCTTTGCTGGCCAAACACTGTGAATGTGGAGTAACAGATGGATCTCTGTATGTTCCATTGGACTGTGAATGGATATGGCACTGTCATCGACTCAATCCG GTTCAATACAAAAAGGACTGTAAGGAAACTTTTGGGAGGATCCTGAATAACCATAATGTTAAATCCTCTCTGCAAGGAAATTCCAAACTTGAAATGACAGAAAAATGGTCTAGGCTGTATCCTGAGGAACCTTTTGAGCTTGACTGTAGCAGTACTTCTTCAGAGGAAATTCTTGATAAGTACCCCGGAGCTGCTTCAAGTATTTCATATGACTTGGTTTCTGCTGTCAAAAGGCAGTCTTCTTTCTGCTACCAG GTCTCAAAACCAAGCATGCATGACAACCGCTTTCTTGAAGCAGCAGTGAACAGATATAAGGGGTTTCTGCATCTAATCAAGAAAAATCAGGATCAGTCAAAGAAACTCTTCTGCGTACCAACTTATGACATAGATCTTATATGGCATTCTCACCAGCTACATCCAGCTTCTTACTGCAATGACATGATTAAGCTGCTTGGGAAGGTATTGGAGCATGATGACACAGACTCTGATAGGtccaaaggaaagaaacttgATGTTGGATTTAGTGAAACTACAAAGCAATGGGAAGATACATATGGTTTGAGATACTGGAGAGCTGGCACAATGTACAGGGGCAAATTCCCTTCTCAAGTAATATCCCATTCATATTTCTCTAGCCATCGGGATGTAAACAAAACAATACCTTATAATTCCCAGCATTGCATTGCACTTACTCACCCAATGGTGGTTGAG GTACTTTTGGAGATTGTGGAGGTAAAAAACTTACCAGACTGCCAAAAGGGTGACTTGTTTGTATCTTTTAGCAAGAAAAAACCAGACGTGCTCTTCTATGGAGGTGGTACACTAAGCATTCAATCTGAATCTGGTAAGAAACATGTAGCTAGCTTCAAATGTGAACCTACTGGAGAGATGATTTTGGCCCTTACGTCTAAATTGAATTCCAAGATTTGCTCATCTAGGCGAGCCAGTATTATTGGGACAACCTCAATTTCCCTTCAGGACTTGATGAATCCAGATTCTGAATTATCAATTGAGAAGTGGTTCGAATTGAAGTCCCATTCTCGAACTATGGACACTGAACCTATTTGTCTATGGGTTGCTATGTCTTTTACTGTTCCAGTCCCTGCTCCCTTTGAATTTCGGATGTTCAAGACACACCCTATCTCCACCAATTCATGCTTCTTACGACTTTCAGGAAAGGAAATGTTCAGAAGTTGGACTTGTTTCCTTGATCATAGTGGTGATGAAGTCATCCGTTTATGCATCAG AAATTTGAAGAAATCAAAAGGTTCAAACACTACTGCTTCAGAGAAGAAAGTGGTTGGCATATCAAGTCTATGGAGACAACAACGCCTGCTAGCAGAGTGTGTAGATAACAGATGGTCACTGAATGACTATAATTTCTCACTAGTTGTTGAGAAGATAAAAGGTCAAGATGGTTCTATACTTGAGATCAAAGGTGATCACCAG ATGAAGCTGTTCCTCGGAAAATGGCTGGAATATGAATCCGACAGTTTAAAGGAAAGGAATGACAAGGAGTTGTTCATCACACTCGTAGAGTTATCAGCTGAAAATCCATATGGCAAAGCAGTAGCATTGTTTGACATGAGATCGAGCTCAGTCGAG GTGAATGAGGAGAGGTTTGTTTTGCTTGGTGTCCTGTTGGCCTTCATACTCAAAGACATAAttaaaggaggaggagaaaatgCCCTCCTCATTCTCaacaaagaagatgcagaagagatCTCcaaatcaaatgttgaatctgttAAACAGAAGTCGGAAAGAGGTTTGACTCAAATCCCTCCCTGGCAGCAATAG
- the LOC103970972 gene encoding RING-H2 finger protein ATL66-like gives MGRSSPAPLLPPVAQHLQQSSLMVSSPVSGSLSLEPPDEQHMSFFLYPLILVLAAVTLAFSYYLHKRRVPDRRLPVYLPQQDRPARPTTVPNLATKTDVGVEIPVIVYGDGRSPAEADEKESCAICLDNFEAGGEVGMLPRCSHMFHPACIKKWWLYADCKTCPLCRAVVIAETAAVTEP, from the coding sequence ATGGGGAGGTCATCGCCGGCTCCTCTGCTTCCTCCCGTCGCCCAACACCTGCAGCAGAGCTCTCTCATGGTCTCCTCCCCGGTCTCAGGAAGCTTGAGCTTAGAGCCACCGGATGAACAACACATGAGTTTTTTCCTCTATCCCCTCATCCTTGTCCTAGCGGCTGTCACGTTAGCCTTCTCCTACTACCTCCACAAAAGACGCGTTCCAGACCGTCGTCTGCCGGTCTATTTGCCGCAGCAGGATCGACCTGCCCGCCCTACAACCGTGCCAAATTTAGCTACAAAGACCGACGTGGGCGTGGAGATTCCGGTCATCGTCTACGGCGACGGCAGGTCTCCTGCTGAGGCCGACGAGAAGGAGAGCTGCGCGATATGCTTGGATAACTTTGAGGCCGGAGGGGAGGTGGGGATGCTGCCGCGATGCAGCCACATGTTCCACCCTGCGTGCATCAAGAAATGGTGGCTCTATGCCGACTGCAAGACCTGCCCGCTTTGCAGGGCCGTCGTGATCGCAGAAACAGCAGCAGTAACAGAACCGTGA
- the LOC135582587 gene encoding glycine-rich domain-containing protein 1-like isoform X1, whose translation MNRDQESAWLEAQGIDISEDLVAAARRQLAFLAAVDRLRRLYDGPLLDRAICRYKACWLPLLAKHCECGVTDGSLYVPLDCEWIWHCHRLNPVQYKKDCKETFGRILNNHNVKSSLQGNSKLEMTEKWSRLYPEEPFELDCSSTSSEEILDKYPGAASSISYDLVSAVKRQSSFCYQVSKPSMHDNRFLEAAVNRYKGFLHLIKKNQDQSKKLFCVPTYDIDLIWHSHQLHPASYCNDMIKLLGKVLEHDDTDSDRSKGKKLDVGFSETTKQWEDTYGLRYWRAGTMYRGKFPSQVISHSYFSSHRDVNKTIPYNSQHCIALTHPMVVEVLLEIVEVKNLPDCQKGDLFVSFSKKKPDVLFYGGGTLSIQSESGKKHVASFKCEPTGEMILALTSKLNSKICSSRRASIIGTTSISLQDLMNPDSELSIEKWFELKSHSRTMDTEPICLWVAMSFTVPVPAPFEFRMFKTHPISTNSCFLRLSGKEMFRSWTCFLDHSGDEVIRLCIRNLKKSKGSNTTASEKKVVGISSLWRQQRLLAECVDNRWSLNDYNFSLVVEKIKGQDGSILEIKGDHQMKLFLGKWLEYESDSLKERNDKELFITLVELSAENPYGKAVALFDMRSSSVEVNEERFVLLGVLLAFILKDIIKGGGENALLILNKEDAEEISKSNVESVKQKSERGLTQIPPWQQ comes from the exons ATGAACAGAGATCAGGAGTCGGCGTGGCTTGAGGCGCAGGGGATCGACATCAGCGAGGACCTCGTAGCGGCTGCCCGGCGGCAGCTGGCTTTCCTCGCGGCCGTCGATCGGCTGAGGCGTCTCTACGATGGCCCCTTGTTGGATCGCGCGATCTGCAG GTACAAGGCTTGTTGGCTTCCTTTGCTGGCCAAACACTGTGAATGTGGAGTAACAGATGGATCTCTGTATGTTCCATTGGACTGTGAATGGATATGGCACTGTCATCGACTCAATCCG GTTCAATACAAAAAGGACTGTAAGGAAACTTTTGGGAGGATCCTGAATAACCATAATGTTAAATCCTCTCTGCAAGGAAATTCCAAACTTGAAATGACAGAAAAATGGTCTAGGCTGTATCCTGAGGAACCTTTTGAGCTTGACTGTAGCAGTACTTCTTCAGAGGAAATTCTTGATAAGTACCCCGGAGCTGCTTCAAGTATTTCATATGACTTGGTTTCTGCTGTCAAAAGGCAGTCTTCTTTCTGCTACCAG GTCTCAAAACCAAGCATGCATGACAACCGCTTTCTTGAAGCAGCAGTGAACAGATATAAGGGGTTTCTGCATCTAATCAAGAAAAATCAGGATCAGTCAAAGAAACTCTTCTGCGTACCAACTTATGACATAGATCTTATATGGCATTCTCACCAGCTACATCCAGCTTCTTACTGCAATGACATGATTAAGCTGCTTGGGAAGGTATTGGAGCATGATGACACAGACTCTGATAGGtccaaaggaaagaaacttgATGTTGGATTTAGTGAAACTACAAAGCAATGGGAAGATACATATGGTTTGAGATACTGGAGAGCTGGCACAATGTACAGGGGCAAATTCCCTTCTCAAGTAATATCCCATTCATATTTCTCTAGCCATCGGGATGTAAACAAAACAATACCTTATAATTCCCAGCATTGCATTGCACTTACTCACCCAATGGTGGTTGAG GTACTTTTGGAGATTGTGGAGGTAAAAAACTTACCAGACTGCCAAAAGGGTGACTTGTTTGTATCTTTTAGCAAGAAAAAACCAGACGTGCTCTTCTATGGAGGTGGTACACTAAGCATTCAATCTGAATCTGGTAAGAAACATGTAGCTAGCTTCAAATGTGAACCTACTGGAGAGATGATTTTGGCCCTTACGTCTAAATTGAATTCCAAGATTTGCTCATCTAGGCGAGCCAGTATTATTGGGACAACCTCAATTTCCCTTCAGGACTTGATGAATCCAGATTCTGAATTATCAATTGAGAAGTGGTTCGAATTGAAGTCCCATTCTCGAACTATGGACACTGAACCTATTTGTCTATGGGTTGCTATGTCTTTTACTGTTCCAGTCCCTGCTCCCTTTGAATTTCGGATGTTCAAGACACACCCTATCTCCACCAATTCATGCTTCTTACGACTTTCAGGAAAGGAAATGTTCAGAAGTTGGACTTGTTTCCTTGATCATAGTGGTGATGAAGTCATCCGTTTATGCATCAG AAATTTGAAGAAATCAAAAGGTTCAAACACTACTGCTTCAGAGAAGAAAGTGGTTGGCATATCAAGTCTATGGAGACAACAACGCCTGCTAGCAGAGTGTGTAGATAACAGATGGTCACTGAATGACTATAATTTCTCACTAGTTGTTGAGAAGATAAAAGGTCAAGATGGTTCTATACTTGAGATCAAAGGTGATCACCAG ATGAAGCTGTTCCTCGGAAAATGGCTGGAATATGAATCCGACAGTTTAAAGGAAAGGAATGACAAGGAGTTGTTCATCACACTCGTAGAGTTATCAGCTGAAAATCCATATGGCAAAGCAGTAGCATTGTTTGACATGAGATCGAGCTCAGTCGAG GTGAATGAGGAGAGGTTTGTTTTGCTTGGTGTCCTGTTGGCCTTCATACTCAAAGACATAAttaaaggaggaggagaaaatgCCCTCCTCATTCTCaacaaagaagatgcagaagagatCTCcaaatcaaatgttgaatctgttAAACAGAAGTCGGAAAGAGGTTTGACTCAAATCCCTCCCTGGCAGCAATAG
- the LOC103970780 gene encoding uncharacterized protein LOC103970780: MRRWFSMAAAVVAALLALAAHVSLYSPISPLPLPLPVSPFTFTHNNLLQRAEKLGEGRLEGPEDVYVDGDGTLYTATRDGWIKRMHAANGSWEDWRLVGGSSLLGFTLSVSGDVLICDADKGLLNVGKDDVVILASEVNGSKIRFADDVIEVSDGSGAYFSDASSRFGLHEWFLDLLEARPNGRLLKFDASTKETTVVLADLVFPNGVALSSDQDFLVVCETWRFRCLKHWLKGKKTGETEVFIDNLPGGPDNIKLAPDGSFWIAVLQLRSKGMDLLHRSPTAKTVVAAFPKVVKVLQAMGRGAMVVNVGSDGKIRRMLDDSDGKVMSFVTSAMEFQGYLYLGSLHSNFVGKLNIRSDHPL; this comes from the exons ATGAGGCGGTGGTTCTCCATGGCCGCAGCCGTCGTCGCTGCTCTCCTCGCCCTCGCCGCCCACGTCTCCCTCTACTCCCccatctctcctctccctctccctcttcccgtcTCCCCCTTCACCTTCACCCACAACAACCtcctccag AGGGCGGAGAAGCTGGGAGAAGGCAGGCTGGAAGGGCCCGAGGACGTGTATGTCGACGGCGATGGCACCCTGTACACCGCCACAAGGGACGGTTGGATCAAGAGGATGCATGCAGCAAATGGGTCTTGGGAGGACTGGAGGCTGGTGGGCGGCTCGTCTCTGCTGGGATTCACCCTCTCCGTCTCCGGTGACGTCCTTATTTGTGATGCCGATAAG GGTCTGCTGAACGTGGGAAAGGACGATGTGGTCATTCTTGCATCAGAAGTGAACGGCAGCAAGATCAG GTTTGCAGACGATGTCATCGAAGTTTCCGATGGCAGCGGAGCGTACTTCAGCGACGCAAGCAGTAGGTTCGGCCTTCACGAATGGTTTCTCGACCTCCTCGAGGCCAGGCCGAATGGCCGGCTCCTCAAATTCGACGCCTCGACGAAGGAGACGACGGTGGTGCTGGCGGACCTGGTCTTCCCCAACGGCGTCGCCCTGTCGTCGGACCAAGACTTCCTGGTGGTGTGTGAGACATGGAG GTTCCGGTGTTTGAAGCATTGGCTGAAGGGGAAGAAGACGGGGGAAACCGAGGTTTTCATTGACAACCTCCCGGGAGGACCTGACAACATCAAGCTAGCGCCCGACGGCTCCTTCTGGATCGCCGTCCTGCAG TTGCGGTCGAAAGGGATGGACCTGCTCCATCGATCACCGACGGCGAAGACAGTGGTGGCGGCGTTTCCCAAGGTTGTTAAGGTGCTTCAGGCCATGGGAAGAGGCGCCATGGTCGTGAACGTGGGGAGCGATGGGAAGATAAGAAGGATGCTCGATGATTCTGATGGCAAGGTCATGTCCTTCGTCACCTCCGCCATGGAATTCCAGGGCTATCTCTACCTGGGCAGCCTGCACTCCAACTTCGTCGGCAAGCTAAACATCCGCAGCGATCATCCACTTTGA